From a single Aquificaceae bacterium genomic region:
- a CDS encoding EAL domain-containing protein translates to MIVLYLKDSPDKLKQVLFSLKVPFKSAGNVFVLNMDREKFISMVDNFPREIVGKMKIYVAKKDEISKIEDLIEIGFRSVTLEEFVEEYLFQSLLGILNTGETQFHPIIDTRSRRVYGFEALCRLSIPINKLFKVSDRISYIADKFCRERALLEYINRSLSSYHLFLNFHPKFLKNPLENVGELMTSLMGRSIEPSKVVVEIDEYEGMDIHSIKLIRDFLKAEGVQVALDDVGAGYSGLYHLTEIHPDIAKLDISLIRDIHKNQVKQAILSGLVKACRETGVKVLAEGVEKVEELKYLMSLEVELLQGFVFAKPSSHPDVNQIEEIAYNLLT, encoded by the coding sequence ATGATTGTTCTATATCTGAAGGATTCCCCAGACAAGCTAAAGCAGGTGCTTTTTTCCCTGAAAGTGCCCTTTAAAAGTGCTGGAAATGTTTTTGTTCTGAACATGGACAGGGAAAAATTCATAAGCATGGTAGATAATTTTCCCAGGGAGATTGTAGGGAAAATGAAGATATACGTGGCAAAAAAAGATGAAATATCAAAAATAGAGGACCTTATTGAGATAGGTTTCAGGTCAGTCACCCTCGAAGAGTTTGTTGAAGAATACCTTTTTCAGAGTCTGTTGGGCATACTGAACACGGGTGAGACGCAATTCCATCCAATCATAGATACCAGAAGCAGGAGGGTATATGGGTTTGAAGCCCTATGCAGATTATCCATACCAATAAACAAACTTTTCAAGGTAAGCGATAGAATTTCCTACATTGCAGATAAATTCTGCAGAGAAAGAGCTCTGCTTGAATACATTAACAGGTCACTATCTTCCTACCACCTTTTCCTGAATTTTCATCCCAAGTTCCTGAAAAATCCGCTGGAAAACGTGGGTGAACTCATGACAAGCCTTATGGGCAGGAGTATTGAACCCTCAAAGGTTGTGGTTGAGATAGATGAATACGAGGGGATGGACATACACAGCATAAAGCTTATAAGAGATTTTCTCAAGGCTGAGGGGGTGCAGGTAGCCCTTGATGATGTGGGGGCTGGGTATTCTGGATTATACCATCTGACTGAGATACATCCAGACATAGCAAAGCTTGACATATCCCTGATTAGAGACATTCATAAAAACCAGGTTAAACAGGCCATTCTCAGTGGACTGGTAAAGGCGTGCAGAGAAACCGGAGTAAAGGTTCTCGCAGAAGGTGTTGAGAAGGTTGAAGAGTTGAAATATCTCATGAGTCTTGAGGTAGAACTGCTTCAGGGTTTTGTCTTTGCAAAACCCAGCTCACATCCAGATGTAAATCAGATAGAGGAGATAGCTTATAATTTATTAACCTAA
- the nth gene encoding endonuclease III, with the protein MEKVHEIILRLERVFPNRLELHYSNPLELLVAVILAAQATDKKVNELTESLFKKYRSCEDYLKIPLEELERDISSINYYRNKAKFIKSACQKIMEDFGGKVPDTMEALTSLPGIGRKSANIILYNAFGKNEGIAVDTHVARVSQRLGLTQEKKPEKIEGDLMKQIPKEHWGKFSNLLILLGRYVCTAQKPKHHECPLYDLCPSREL; encoded by the coding sequence ATGGAAAAGGTTCATGAAATAATACTGAGGCTTGAGAGGGTTTTCCCCAACAGGCTTGAGCTCCACTATTCAAACCCGCTTGAGCTCCTCGTAGCCGTCATACTTGCGGCGCAGGCAACAGACAAAAAGGTGAACGAGCTTACAGAAAGCCTCTTTAAAAAATACAGAAGCTGTGAAGATTATCTGAAGATCCCACTTGAAGAGCTTGAGAGGGACATAAGCTCCATAAACTACTACAGGAACAAGGCAAAGTTCATAAAGTCTGCATGCCAGAAAATAATGGAAGATTTTGGAGGGAAGGTGCCGGATACTATGGAAGCTCTCACGAGCCTTCCCGGTATTGGCAGGAAAAGCGCCAACATAATTTTATACAACGCCTTTGGTAAAAACGAGGGCATTGCAGTAGACACTCATGTGGCAAGAGTAAGCCAGAGGCTGGGCCTTACGCAGGAGAAAAAGCCAGAAAAGATAGAGGGAGACCTGATGAAGCAGATCCCAAAAGAGCACTGGGGAAAGTTCTCAAACCTACTCATACTCCTTGGAAGATACGTATGCACCGCCCAGAAGCCAAAACATCATGAATGTCCCCTCTATGACCTGTGTCCATCAAGGGAACTATGA
- the mtnP gene encoding S-methyl-5'-thioadenosine phosphorylase — translation MIGVIGGSGLYRLEGVEVVERVRIRTPFGEPSSDVVIARIEGKELAFLSRHGEGHVYPPHLVPYRANLWAFRELGIKRVLAVSAVGAINRRFKPGDFVLVDDLLDFTKGRKDTYYEGKFSLPVKGDDRVAELLSKGKVVHIDAGQLYCPQMRSVLMETLEGLKLPYHPSGVYACTEGPRFETPAEIRAIEKFGGDVVGMTGYPEVVLARELTMCYASLCVVANPAAGIAGYRLTSEEVISLMKKREEEIGKLILEFIERLPEDRTCGCDRILEGAEV, via the coding sequence ATGATAGGCGTAATAGGTGGAAGTGGGCTTTACAGGCTTGAGGGTGTGGAGGTTGTGGAAAGAGTAAGAATCAGGACGCCCTTTGGTGAGCCCTCTTCGGATGTGGTTATAGCTCGGATAGAGGGAAAAGAGCTGGCTTTCCTGTCCAGGCACGGGGAGGGACATGTATACCCACCGCACCTTGTGCCTTACAGGGCAAACCTCTGGGCTTTCAGAGAGCTTGGAATAAAAAGGGTTCTTGCCGTATCCGCAGTAGGTGCCATAAATAGAAGGTTCAAGCCCGGGGACTTTGTGCTCGTGGATGACCTTCTTGATTTTACAAAGGGTAGGAAAGATACCTACTACGAGGGGAAGTTTTCACTGCCAGTGAAGGGGGACGACAGGGTGGCAGAGCTTCTCAGCAAGGGCAAGGTGGTGCACATAGACGCAGGTCAGCTTTACTGTCCCCAGATGAGGTCGGTGCTTATGGAAACCCTTGAAGGGCTTAAACTTCCCTATCACCCCTCTGGCGTATACGCCTGCACGGAGGGACCAAGGTTTGAAACGCCGGCGGAGATAAGGGCTATAGAAAAGTTTGGGGGTGATGTGGTGGGTATGACGGGGTATCCTGAAGTGGTTCTTGCCCGCGAGCTTACCATGTGCTACGCGAGCCTTTGCGTGGTGGCAAACCCTGCGGCGGGCATAGCGGGCTACAGGCTCACCAGCGAGGAAGTCATAAGCCTGATGAAGAAGAGGGAAGAGGAAATTGGGAAATTAATTCTGGAGTTTATAGAAAGATTGCCTGAGGATAGAACCTGCGGTTGTGACCGAATACTGGAAGGTGCAGAGGTTTAG
- a CDS encoding LysR family transcriptional regulator: protein MKNIDVDLRLLELFCCVYEKGSLSESSNCLHLSQSTISFHMHQLEKSIGLKLFYRKGRKLLPTSNAHMLYPYARKLLELKLSVIEEIKLLTGSYKGYIKIGASSIPGSYLLPEFISRYISKNPSTKIDLTVEDSEIVLRKVESGEIDLGFTGFVHYDQRMEVREVWEDSILFVGGRGVGEWLTLEELTSMPFILREETSGTRRFMESFLRSLGVDVRDLNVVLVVNKNEVILEVLRSIRAVSYLSSHVLKGLDSPEVRVLKVRGMETPVRKFYMVYSKDRPQSPAVRNFLEEFGRFLQEVRV from the coding sequence ATGAAAAACATCGATGTGGACCTGCGACTGCTTGAACTTTTCTGCTGTGTGTATGAAAAGGGGAGCCTTTCTGAAAGCTCAAACTGTCTTCATCTCTCTCAGTCCACCATAAGCTTTCACATGCATCAGCTTGAAAAGTCCATAGGTCTCAAGCTCTTTTACAGAAAGGGCAGGAAACTACTTCCCACCAGCAACGCCCATATGCTCTATCCCTACGCAAGAAAGTTGCTTGAGCTAAAGCTCTCTGTAATAGAGGAGATAAAACTTCTAACCGGCTCATACAAGGGCTACATAAAAATAGGCGCAAGCTCCATACCGGGGAGCTATCTCCTGCCAGAGTTTATAAGCAGGTATATCAGCAAAAATCCCAGCACCAAGATAGACCTGACGGTGGAAGACTCTGAAATAGTGCTCAGAAAGGTTGAATCTGGGGAGATTGACCTTGGCTTTACTGGTTTTGTCCATTATGACCAGAGAATGGAAGTAAGGGAAGTTTGGGAGGACAGTATTCTTTTTGTGGGTGGCAGAGGTGTTGGAGAATGGCTTACTCTTGAAGAGCTTACAAGTATGCCCTTCATCCTGAGAGAGGAGACCTCTGGCACGAGGAGGTTTATGGAGAGCTTTCTCAGGTCGCTGGGCGTAGATGTAAGGGACCTTAACGTGGTCCTTGTTGTGAACAAAAACGAGGTTATACTGGAAGTGCTAAGAAGTATAAGGGCTGTTTCCTATCTTTCATCTCATGTATTGAAGGGGCTTGACAGCCCAGAGGTCAGGGTCCTGAAAGTAAGAGGTATGGAAACGCCTGTTAGAAAGTTCTACATGGTTTACAGCAAAGACAGGCCACAGAGCCCAGCGGTGAGAAACTTTCTTGAGGAGTTTGGCAGATTCCTGCAGGAGGTGAGGGTCTAA
- a CDS encoding glycosyltransferase family 2 protein translates to MSYKDPYLSVVIPAYNEEENIPILYEKLRKVLENLGREYEVIFVDDGSADHTWERLKEIAERDPKVKLIRFRKNYGQTAAMYAGFQHASGEVVITMDADLQNDPEDIPVLLRKLEEGYDIVSGWRKDRKDPFLSRRLPSIIANWVISKVTGVELHDYGCTLKAYRAGIIKRLELYGDMHRFLPALTKRLGAKITEIPVRHHPRIYGRSKYGIGRTIRVLLDIFLVKFLNEYINKPMYVFGTFGFVLLSLGLIMLLYLIFIKLFLQEDIGRRPLLILSVLFTLAGIQLISTGVIAELLVRVYYRTREDKPFVVEEKVNL, encoded by the coding sequence ATGAGCTATAAGGACCCTTACCTTTCCGTAGTCATTCCTGCTTACAATGAAGAGGAAAACATCCCCATACTTTATGAAAAGCTCAGAAAGGTTCTTGAAAACCTTGGAAGAGAATACGAAGTCATCTTTGTGGATGATGGTTCTGCAGACCACACCTGGGAAAGACTTAAGGAAATAGCAGAAAGAGACCCGAAGGTAAAACTCATCCGCTTCAGGAAGAACTATGGTCAGACAGCGGCCATGTATGCTGGCTTTCAGCACGCCAGCGGTGAAGTTGTCATAACCATGGATGCGGACCTTCAGAACGACCCTGAAGACATACCAGTGCTTCTGCGAAAGCTGGAAGAGGGCTATGACATAGTGAGCGGTTGGAGAAAGGACCGCAAAGACCCCTTCCTTTCAAGAAGACTTCCCTCCATCATAGCCAACTGGGTCATATCAAAGGTCACCGGAGTTGAGCTTCATGACTATGGCTGCACATTGAAAGCTTACAGAGCGGGAATAATAAAGAGGCTTGAGCTTTATGGAGACATGCACAGGTTTCTGCCTGCCCTTACAAAAAGGCTCGGTGCAAAGATTACGGAGATTCCAGTCCGACATCATCCCAGAATCTACGGAAGGTCAAAGTATGGCATAGGTAGAACCATAAGGGTTTTACTGGACATATTCCTGGTTAAATTCCTCAACGAATACATAAACAAGCCCATGTATGTTTTTGGGACCTTTGGCTTTGTTCTCCTGAGCCTTGGCCTGATTATGCTCCTCTACCTTATTTTCATCAAGCTCTTTCTCCAGGAAGACATAGGCAGGAGACCCCTGCTCATTCTCAGCGTGCTCTTTACTCTTGCGGGCATCCAGCTCATATCCACTGGTGTAATAGCAGAGCTTCTTGTAAGGGTATACTACAGAACGAGGGAAGACAAACCCTTTGTGGTGGAAGAAAAGGTCAACCTGTGA
- the rsmA gene encoding 16S rRNA (adenine(1518)-N(6)/adenine(1519)-N(6))-dimethyltransferase RsmA — translation MRLKKHLGQHLLVAKGVLERIADFLQVEEGDVVVEIGPGTGNLTKELLKKPLKELHLLEVDPQMVGILEGNIRDSRVIIHRADATLFDLCSLGERLKVTGNLPYNVASLILENTVFHHGCIPLAVYMLQKEVAEKLQKGPSWLSTFVRTFYRVEYLMSLPGRFFRPPPRVQSGLVRLLRKETIPEIDLRDYKKFLTGLYSMRRKALKNKLPEELLFQTGIDPMRRVDSLQPDEVFMLYNIQKKPRGERP, via the coding sequence ATGAGGCTCAAAAAACATCTCGGTCAGCATCTTCTGGTAGCAAAGGGTGTGCTGGAACGAATAGCAGACTTCCTGCAGGTGGAAGAGGGGGATGTGGTGGTTGAAATAGGTCCGGGCACGGGTAATCTTACAAAGGAATTACTCAAAAAACCCCTCAAAGAGCTTCACCTTCTGGAGGTAGACCCCCAGATGGTAGGGATACTTGAAGGAAACATAAGGGACAGCAGGGTAATTATACACAGGGCGGATGCAACCCTTTTTGACCTCTGCTCTCTGGGAGAAAGGCTTAAGGTGACAGGAAACCTTCCTTACAATGTGGCAAGCCTGATACTGGAAAACACAGTCTTTCATCACGGGTGCATACCCCTGGCAGTATACATGCTACAGAAGGAAGTGGCTGAGAAGCTCCAGAAGGGCCCTTCCTGGCTCTCCACCTTTGTCCGAACCTTTTACAGAGTAGAGTATCTCATGAGCCTGCCAGGCAGGTTTTTTAGGCCACCTCCCAGAGTTCAGTCTGGACTCGTCAGGCTCCTGAGAAAGGAGACCATCCCGGAGATTGACCTGAGAGACTACAAGAAATTTCTTACAGGGCTTTACTCCATGAGAAGGAAGGCACTCAAGAACAAACTTCCAGAGGAACTTCTCTTTCAGACAGGTATTGACCCCATGCGTAGAGTGGACTCTCTACAGCCAGATGAAGTTTTTATGCTTTATAATATCCAGAAAAAACCAAGAGGTGAAAGACCATGA
- the speE gene encoding polyamine aminopropyltransferase, producing the protein MMDTFFMERDPYAPIRHCYPISNVLYHGKSEYQEIMVVESPHFGRILVLDGVAQCDERYEFIYHEFMAHVPLYAHPNPENVLIIGGGDGGVLREVLKHPEVKRAVLVDIDREVIEVSKRFLPTMAGAFEDPRAIVLNEDGYRYIQDYESEFDVIIVDSTDPVGFAHVLTTEEFFKYVYRALKEDGIYVGQTESIHYHIEIVRRIQKALKKVFPVVDLYTAVIPGYAGYWWTMSIGSKKHPVREPSREVKVHTKLYSADMHRYAFLPESFYSRLISGEYVF; encoded by the coding sequence ATGATGGACACCTTCTTCATGGAAAGAGACCCATATGCTCCCATAAGACACTGCTATCCCATAAGCAATGTGCTTTACCACGGCAAGAGTGAGTATCAGGAGATAATGGTGGTGGAGTCACCCCACTTTGGAAGAATCCTTGTCCTTGACGGCGTAGCTCAGTGCGATGAACGCTATGAGTTCATATACCACGAGTTTATGGCGCATGTCCCCCTCTACGCACACCCAAACCCCGAGAACGTTCTTATAATAGGTGGTGGGGATGGTGGAGTTCTCAGAGAGGTGCTCAAGCATCCAGAAGTCAAGAGGGCAGTGCTGGTAGACATAGACAGGGAGGTTATAGAAGTATCCAAAAGGTTTCTTCCCACAATGGCAGGTGCCTTTGAAGACCCGAGGGCGATAGTGCTGAACGAGGACGGCTACAGATACATACAGGACTATGAATCTGAGTTTGATGTGATAATAGTGGACTCTACAGACCCGGTGGGCTTCGCCCATGTGCTTACAACGGAGGAGTTTTTCAAGTATGTATACAGAGCTCTCAAGGAGGATGGTATTTACGTGGGTCAGACAGAGTCCATACACTACCACATTGAGATAGTAAGGAGAATACAGAAGGCGCTGAAAAAGGTTTTTCCCGTGGTAGACCTATATACGGCGGTAATACCGGGCTACGCAGGCTACTGGTGGACCATGTCCATAGGTTCAAAAAAGCATCCTGTAAGGGAGCCCTCAAGGGAAGTAAAAGTTCATACAAAGCTTTATTCTGCAGACATGCACAGGTATGCCTTTTTGCCTGAAAGTTTTTACAGCAGGCTCATATCAGGCGAGTATGTGTTTTAA
- a CDS encoding ribonuclease H-like YkuK family protein: MPLIRDVDEIKEFIKRTSEKTAVYVGCDSRQVKNYTVFVSVVVVHIDSCRGAKIFWRVDRVSRIRSLRQRLLEEVSRAVYLALEISEVVGKRPFEVHLDINPNPEHNSSVILKEAIGYVLAQGLKPVVKPHSIAAKTVADYITGKY, from the coding sequence ATGCCCCTGATAAGGGATGTTGATGAGATAAAAGAGTTCATAAAAAGGACATCAGAAAAAACTGCAGTCTACGTAGGTTGTGACTCAAGACAGGTGAAAAATTACACAGTCTTTGTCTCCGTTGTGGTTGTCCACATAGATTCCTGCAGGGGTGCAAAAATATTCTGGAGGGTGGACAGGGTAAGCAGGATAAGGTCTCTCAGACAGAGGCTTCTGGAGGAGGTGAGCAGGGCAGTTTACCTCGCCCTTGAAATATCGGAGGTGGTGGGCAAAAGACCCTTTGAGGTCCACCTCGACATAAACCCCAACCCAGAACATAACTCCAGCGTCATACTCAAAGAAGCCATTGGCTACGTGCTTGCACAGGGACTAAAGCCGGTGGTAAAGCCCCATTCCATAGCAGCGAAAACCGTAGCAGACTACATCACCGGCAAGTATTAA
- a CDS encoding lytic transglycosylase domain-containing protein, translating into MRIEGWRLELKTTRAEHIRSGQDFISYLSSAIEKQQELIKKESLPVDARIRAKVEEVSQKYNIPEELILAIIKQESNFNPSAYNRNRDGTEDRGLMQVNYQHNLRLMKEYGITDPDQLFDVETNIELGARILYENFQRFGNWVMAVKAYNGLRAQNWDYVRGVFEKVSLFR; encoded by the coding sequence ATGAGAATAGAAGGATGGAGGTTAGAGCTTAAGACCACAAGGGCAGAGCACATAAGGTCTGGACAAGACTTTATTTCCTACCTCAGCTCAGCCATAGAAAAACAGCAGGAGCTTATCAAAAAAGAGAGCCTTCCCGTGGATGCCAGAATAAGGGCAAAGGTGGAGGAGGTCTCCCAGAAGTATAACATCCCAGAAGAGCTAATCCTTGCCATAATAAAGCAAGAGAGCAACTTCAACCCTAGCGCCTACAACAGAAACAGGGATGGCACAGAGGACAGAGGTCTTATGCAGGTAAACTACCAGCACAACTTAAGGCTCATGAAAGAATACGGTATCACAGACCCCGACCAGCTCTTTGACGTAGAGACCAACATAGAGCTCGGTGCAAGGATACTATACGAGAACTTCCAGAGGTTTGGCAACTGGGTCATGGCGGTGAAGGCATACAACGGGCTCAGAGCCCAGAACTGGGATTACGTTAGAGGGGTGTTTGAGAAAGTATCCCTTTTCAGGTGA
- a CDS encoding Fur family transcriptional regulator, which translates to MQLEELKQKFEQFLRQSGHKITKGRFEIIDKIASYGPHFEIEELVRWIANQDRSIASRSTVYRTVRLLQEFGAIREVIKLGNRTIYEFVAGKPHHEHLICVECGKIIEFYREEIEELQDRVCEEHNFTPINHRLEIFGICSECKERKHENRRMEVRA; encoded by the coding sequence ATGCAGCTTGAAGAGTTAAAGCAGAAGTTTGAGCAGTTTCTGAGACAGAGTGGTCATAAGATAACAAAAGGGAGGTTTGAGATAATAGACAAGATAGCCAGCTATGGTCCCCACTTTGAGATAGAAGAGCTTGTGCGCTGGATTGCCAACCAGGACAGGTCCATTGCCAGCAGGTCCACCGTCTACAGAACAGTCAGACTTCTTCAGGAGTTTGGAGCCATAAGGGAAGTTATAAAGCTGGGCAACAGAACCATCTACGAGTTTGTGGCAGGCAAGCCACACCATGAACATCTCATATGCGTTGAGTGTGGAAAGATAATAGAGTTCTACAGGGAAGAGATTGAGGAGCTTCAGGACAGGGTATGTGAAGAACACAACTTTACGCCCATCAATCACAGGCTTGAGATTTTCGGCATATGTTCTGAATGCAAGGAAAGGAAGCATGAGAATAGAAGGATGGAGGTTAGAGCTTAA
- the thiE gene encoding thiamine phosphate synthase gives MKKPELTLYLVTDDKFFQDRDLVSTIESAIRGGITALQYRFKNKPARQMYEELLVLRELTKRYNVDLVVNDRVDLALAVEADGVHVGQQDLPPDVVRKLVGDRMYIGYSVNSVDKLREVEHLPIDYIGFGSVYETTTKENYRLVGLEGLRQAVKLTSKPVVAIGGITHYRVAEVLSAGAKGIAVVSAILGFEDVEKATRSLVEAMKGYYRKSLHEGALSP, from the coding sequence ATGAAAAAGCCAGAGCTTACCCTCTATCTTGTTACCGACGACAAGTTCTTTCAGGACAGAGACCTTGTGTCCACTATAGAGTCTGCCATAAGGGGAGGTATCACCGCCCTTCAATACAGGTTCAAAAACAAGCCTGCAAGGCAGATGTACGAGGAGCTTCTTGTCCTGAGAGAGCTCACAAAAAGATACAATGTTGACCTTGTAGTCAACGACAGGGTTGACCTTGCCCTTGCGGTGGAGGCGGATGGGGTGCATGTGGGTCAGCAGGACCTTCCACCCGATGTGGTCAGAAAGCTCGTGGGAGACAGGATGTATATAGGATACTCTGTCAATTCTGTGGACAAGCTGAGGGAGGTGGAGCACCTTCCCATAGACTACATAGGCTTTGGCTCCGTTTACGAGACTACCACAAAGGAAAACTACAGGCTGGTTGGGCTTGAGGGACTGCGTCAGGCAGTAAAGCTCACCTCCAAGCCCGTAGTTGCCATAGGAGGCATAACCCACTACAGGGTAGCGGAGGTGCTTTCTGCAGGTGCAAAGGGCATTGCGGTGGTCTCTGCGATCCTCGGTTTTGAGGATGTGGAAAAAGCCACAAGAAGCCTTGTGGAGGCAATGAAAGGCTACTACAGGAAGTCTCTTCATGAAGGTGCTTTATCTCCTTGA
- a CDS encoding 5'-3' exonuclease H3TH domain-containing protein — MKVLYLLDGSAFLYRSFFALPLLSTKSGFPTGAIYGFMRAVFALLKTEKPLYFAVAFDYPAPTKREEFYREYKAKRPAMPDPLRVQIPVIKELTGLMGIRIYEVEGYEADDIIATLCWWALERDFSAKVYSPDKDILQLVSERFVVINPISGEVFDRKKVMEKFGVPPEKLRDYLALVGDKVDNIEGVKGIGPKTAIRVLERYGSVENILRNWDEFSSAFPYAKKESLELALNLLELQKVEGLAVEEEDLMLRKPDYEALRRRLEELEMKSLIKELENLSKVQVQKSLF, encoded by the coding sequence ATGAAGGTGCTTTATCTCCTTGACGGTTCAGCCTTTCTCTACAGGAGCTTTTTTGCCCTTCCTCTCCTTTCCACTAAGTCTGGCTTTCCAACCGGTGCCATATACGGCTTTATGAGAGCTGTTTTTGCCCTTCTGAAAACGGAAAAGCCTCTATACTTTGCCGTAGCCTTTGACTACCCAGCACCCACAAAAAGAGAAGAGTTTTACAGGGAATACAAGGCAAAAAGACCTGCCATGCCCGACCCCCTCAGAGTGCAGATACCCGTGATAAAGGAGCTCACAGGGCTTATGGGAATAAGAATATACGAAGTTGAAGGTTACGAGGCGGACGATATAATAGCCACTTTGTGCTGGTGGGCTCTTGAGAGGGATTTTTCAGCAAAGGTATATTCGCCTGACAAGGATATCCTTCAGCTCGTGAGTGAGAGGTTTGTGGTGATAAATCCCATAAGCGGTGAAGTCTTTGACAGGAAGAAGGTTATGGAAAAGTTTGGCGTCCCGCCTGAGAAACTGAGAGACTACCTTGCCCTTGTGGGCGACAAGGTGGACAACATAGAGGGAGTTAAGGGCATAGGTCCAAAGACCGCCATTAGGGTTCTTGAAAGGTATGGAAGCGTTGAGAATATTCTCAGAAACTGGGATGAGTTTTCTTCAGCCTTTCCTTATGCAAAGAAAGAAAGCCTTGAGCTGGCACTGAACCTGCTGGAGCTTCAGAAGGTGGAAGGGCTCGCCGTAGAGGAGGAGGACCTCATGCTGAGAAAGCCAGATTACGAGGCTCTCAGAAGAAGGCTTGAAGAGCTTGAAATGAAAAGCCTTATAAAGGAGCTGGAAAACCTTTCAAAGGTTCAGGTGCAGAAGAGCCTCTTTTAG
- a CDS encoding flagellar hook-basal body protein, whose amino-acid sequence MAIEYQPLYILSSGMLLQQRKLDVITNNLANADTPAFKRDLLLASLWETPGGQRIQDTDPQNPTNNFLYPVVERVFTDLSQGAIRQTGNPLDLAIEGRGFFAVRRGQEVFYTRKGNLRLDSEGFLVNELGYRVLDSNLNEIRLEGQPTFGVDGSVFVNGQQVATLGIFDLQNPQKAGRDLFTGQAQPAQGFGLRQGFLELSNASPILEMAQLIQTHRAHEVYSNLIRSLDAIYERFNQSF is encoded by the coding sequence ATGGCTATTGAATATCAGCCCCTCTACATACTCTCAAGTGGGATGCTACTTCAGCAGAGAAAGCTGGATGTTATTACCAACAACCTTGCCAACGCAGACACTCCAGCCTTCAAAAGAGACCTTCTTCTTGCCAGCCTGTGGGAAACCCCTGGCGGTCAGAGGATTCAGGACACAGACCCTCAGAACCCTACCAACAACTTCCTCTACCCGGTAGTAGAAAGGGTCTTTACAGACCTCTCTCAGGGTGCCATAAGGCAGACGGGCAATCCCCTTGACCTTGCCATAGAAGGAAGGGGCTTTTTTGCAGTGAGAAGGGGTCAGGAGGTGTTTTACACCAGAAAGGGAAACCTCAGGTTGGACAGTGAGGGCTTTCTTGTGAACGAGCTGGGCTACAGGGTATTGGACAGCAATCTCAACGAGATAAGGCTGGAAGGTCAGCCTACCTTTGGTGTGGATGGCTCCGTTTTTGTGAACGGTCAGCAGGTTGCCACGCTGGGTATCTTTGACCTCCAGAACCCCCAGAAGGCAGGAAGAGACCTCTTTACCGGTCAGGCTCAGCCCGCTCAGGGCTTCGGGCTCAGGCAGGGCTTTCTTGAGCTCTCCAACGCCAGCCCCATCCTTGAGATGGCTCAGCTTATTCAGACTCACAGAGCTCACGAGGTTTATTCAAATCTCATAAGGTCTCTTGACGCCATATACGAGAGGTTCAACCAGAGCTTCTAA